The proteins below come from a single Hydrogenispora ethanolica genomic window:
- a CDS encoding lytic transglycosylase domain-containing protein translates to MKLSDKLSRSNVSRHKLLIALLLLFILSCAYWTLNVWNNETQTDRRQYTAAKVSMVMGFFNNRDPEIHAAIMSTFDPVLVAIVIGIESKYRSDVISPRGCRGLMQLTPDKLADWRNKQKNIEVGAYYLQNLLTRFGSMELAIAAYNAGPEAVIRYRGVPPYQETRRYVEKAKFYTMMFDQIVCFETGLVHSEQRNQLIPKTL, encoded by the coding sequence ATGAAACTATCCGATAAACTATCCCGTTCGAATGTCTCTCGTCACAAACTTCTGATTGCGCTCCTTCTTTTGTTCATTCTCTCCTGCGCATACTGGACTTTGAATGTCTGGAACAACGAAACCCAAACGGACCGGCGGCAGTATACCGCGGCCAAGGTATCGATGGTGATGGGGTTTTTCAATAATCGCGATCCGGAGATCCATGCCGCCATCATGAGCACTTTCGATCCGGTCCTGGTGGCGATCGTCATCGGTATTGAGAGCAAGTACCGCTCCGATGTGATCAGCCCCAGAGGTTGCCGCGGCCTGATGCAATTGACCCCTGACAAGCTCGCCGACTGGCGCAACAAGCAAAAAAACATCGAAGTCGGCGCCTACTATCTGCAAAACTTACTGACCCGGTTTGGCTCCATGGAGTTGGCCATCGCCGCCTACAACGCCGGGCCCGAGGCCGTCATCCGTTACCGGGGGGTTCCCCCTTACCAGGAAACCCGGCGGTACGTGGAGAAAGCCAAATTTTACACCATGATGTTTGATCAGATCGTCTGCTTCGAGACGGGATTGGTCCATTCGGAGCAGCGGAATCAGCTCATCCCCAAAACGCTTTAA
- a CDS encoding sulfotransferase family protein, which produces MLPNFICPGAARSATTNLYYLLIQHPRIYLPTIKETRFFTQDYEKGVDWYEGKYYADVKDETAIGDISPVYAVDERCPERIRQDLGEDVKFIFMLRNPVERAYSHYCMLRNHQFEDLPFAEAIDRDEPSRIAKSLEYYHHPYGFQYLKESSYLLSIRRYQQYFAPDRFQFILFEEFVQDVEAQLRVILDFLGVPGDYPFELNVYRNQRTVSTSSGLSRLFYCHPLLKKTRDFIQAKTGWKTQSLLKNLKNTLLAKEGSPISSLDETLRKQLYRYFEAETKELEAFLGKDLSFWRQ; this is translated from the coding sequence ATGCTCCCGAATTTTATTTGCCCGGGCGCAGCCCGATCGGCGACGACGAACTTGTATTACCTGCTCATCCAACATCCCCGGATCTATCTGCCCACCATCAAAGAAACCCGTTTCTTTACGCAGGATTATGAAAAGGGAGTAGACTGGTATGAGGGGAAGTACTATGCCGACGTGAAAGACGAAACCGCGATTGGCGATATTTCTCCGGTTTACGCAGTCGATGAGCGCTGTCCCGAACGAATCCGCCAGGACTTGGGGGAGGATGTCAAATTCATTTTCATGCTCAGAAATCCGGTCGAACGGGCGTATTCGCATTATTGCATGTTGCGCAACCATCAGTTCGAAGATCTGCCCTTCGCAGAGGCGATTGATCGCGATGAACCGAGCCGGATCGCCAAGTCGCTGGAGTACTATCATCATCCCTACGGCTTTCAATATTTGAAGGAGAGCAGCTATTTGCTTTCCATTCGGCGGTATCAGCAATACTTCGCGCCCGATCGCTTCCAATTCATCCTGTTTGAGGAGTTCGTGCAGGATGTGGAAGCCCAACTCCGGGTGATCCTGGATTTTCTCGGCGTGCCGGGAGATTATCCGTTTGAGTTGAATGTCTACCGGAACCAGCGGACGGTTTCGACCTCGTCCGGACTGAGCCGGCTTTTTTACTGTCATCCGCTGCTCAAGAAGACCCGGGATTTCATTCAGGCGAAGACAGGGTGGAAGACCCAATCCTTGCTGAAAAACCTGAAGAACACCCTGCTGGCCAAGGAGGGCTCTCCGATTTCTTCCCTCGATGAGACGCTCCGGAAACAATTGTATCGCTATTTTGAGGCGGAAACAAAAGAATTGGAAGCCTTCCTGGGCAAGGATCTGTCGTTCTGGCGGCAGTAG